In Egicoccus sp. AB-alg6-2, a genomic segment contains:
- a CDS encoding shikimate kinase, producing the protein MMSRNLALHGMMGAGKSTVATLLGDRLGRRVADTDDELRSWTGRSIPELFAEYGESGFRDLERQVIEELAKFHDLVIALGGGAVLRDDNVASLLLTGVLVELRAEPDVLVARLQDSSDRPLLGAPDELERRVHATWQAREARYRAVADVTVDAARAPEQVVDEILEWALAQGDVLTPSEHEQVMR; encoded by the coding sequence ATGATGAGTCGAAATCTCGCCCTCCACGGGATGATGGGGGCCGGCAAGTCGACCGTGGCCACGCTGCTCGGCGACCGCCTCGGCCGCCGCGTCGCCGACACCGACGACGAACTGCGTAGCTGGACCGGCCGCTCCATCCCGGAGCTGTTCGCCGAATATGGCGAGTCGGGTTTCCGCGACCTCGAGCGGCAGGTGATCGAGGAGCTGGCGAAGTTCCACGATCTCGTCATCGCCCTCGGCGGCGGCGCCGTCCTGCGCGATGACAACGTCGCTTCGCTGTTGCTGACCGGCGTCCTGGTCGAACTCCGGGCCGAGCCCGACGTCCTCGTTGCGCGTCTTCAGGACAGCAGCGACCGCCCGCTGCTCGGCGCGCCCGACGAACTCGAACGCCGCGTCCACGCCACCTGGCAGGCCCGCGAGGCGCGCTACCGGGCGGTCGCCGACGTCACCGTCGACGCCGCCCGAGCACCCGAACAGGTCGTCGACGAGATCCTCGAATGGGCCTTGGCCCAGGGCGACGTGCTGACGCCGTCTGAACACGAACAGGTGATGCGGTGA
- the aroC gene encoding chorismate synthase, with the protein MPRLRYLTAGESHGPALVATLEGMPAGLTVSSELLGEELARRRLGHGRSPRMAFEVDELEILGGVRHGRTMGAPIAVLIRNTEWPKWVDAMDPEPRDDLDTIRETGRGQRLTRPRPGHADLTAALKYGYDDVRDALERASARETAARVVVGTIAKRLLAEVGIAVVSHVVNIGGVRAPDDAPRPGPDDLDRIDASEVRCFDDATARAMIERIDRAHADNDTLGGTIEVIAYGLPPGLGSHVHWDRKLDTRLAAACLSVQAMKGVEFGDGFALADRPGSQAHDEIVHDGSTYARLSDRAGGLEAGMSTGQPLRLRVAMKPISSLPRPLRTVDIDTHDEAVAITQRSDACAVPRAGVVLESVVAHELADALLEKTGGDTLAEVQRNLAAYLAEVAER; encoded by the coding sequence GTGCCGCGTCTGCGCTACCTGACCGCAGGGGAGTCGCACGGTCCTGCGCTGGTCGCCACGCTCGAGGGCATGCCGGCGGGCCTGACGGTGTCCAGCGAGCTGCTCGGTGAGGAGCTCGCACGCCGCCGGCTCGGACACGGCCGCTCGCCACGGATGGCGTTCGAGGTCGACGAGCTGGAGATCCTCGGCGGCGTCCGTCACGGCCGCACCATGGGTGCGCCCATCGCCGTGCTGATCCGCAACACCGAGTGGCCCAAGTGGGTCGACGCGATGGATCCCGAGCCTCGGGACGACCTCGACACGATCCGGGAAACGGGCCGGGGACAACGCCTGACGCGTCCGCGGCCCGGACACGCCGACCTCACCGCCGCGCTCAAGTACGGCTACGACGACGTCCGCGACGCGCTGGAGCGCGCCTCGGCCCGCGAGACCGCGGCTCGCGTCGTCGTCGGCACGATCGCCAAGCGGCTGCTGGCCGAGGTCGGCATCGCCGTCGTCAGCCACGTCGTCAACATCGGCGGGGTCCGCGCCCCCGACGACGCCCCGCGTCCGGGACCCGACGACCTCGACCGCATCGACGCCTCCGAGGTGCGCTGCTTCGACGACGCCACCGCTCGGGCCATGATCGAGCGCATCGACCGGGCCCATGCCGACAACGACACGCTCGGCGGCACCATCGAGGTGATCGCGTACGGCCTGCCTCCGGGACTCGGCAGCCACGTCCATTGGGACCGCAAGCTCGACACCAGGCTCGCGGCCGCGTGCCTGTCGGTCCAGGCCATGAAGGGCGTCGAGTTCGGCGACGGCTTCGCGCTCGCCGACCGCCCCGGCTCCCAGGCCCACGACGAGATCGTCCACGACGGCTCCACCTACGCCCGGCTCTCCGATCGCGCGGGCGGCCTCGAGGCCGGCATGTCGACCGGACAACCGCTGCGGCTGCGCGTCGCGATGAAACCGATCTCCTCGCTGCCCCGCCCGCTGCGGACGGTCGACATCGACACCCACGACGAGGCGGTCGCGATCACGCAGCGCTCCGACGCCTGCGCGGTGCCGCGCGCCGGCGTGGTGCTGGAGTCCGTCGTCGCGCACGAACTCGCGGACGCGCTGCTGGAGAAGACCGGTGGTGACACCCTCGCCGAGGTCCAGCGCAACCTCGCGGCGTATCTCGCCGAGGTGGCCGAACGCTGA
- a CDS encoding type II secretion system protein J, translating into MKRSSEQGFTLVELLVSMVLLGVVGSVVVSAIVTGMQSARTTTARTMAIHELEVALQRVGRELRAADPLYVSENGAYGTQIGAEVVRNGQVQVISFAVVEEDGQQFLVQDTAIGDIADIESGVVELTTLPRRTLVTAVDNGSDPVFTYFDDYGDPIVCTPPTPGPSEACDLAYSDAYKIGLRLERTLSDQSPVRAETYITVRNMRYRSG; encoded by the coding sequence ATGAAGCGATCGTCGGAACAGGGATTCACCCTCGTCGAGCTTCTCGTCTCGATGGTGCTGCTTGGTGTCGTCGGATCGGTGGTCGTCAGTGCCATCGTGACCGGGATGCAGAGCGCCCGAACGACCACGGCACGCACCATGGCCATCCACGAGCTCGAGGTGGCCCTGCAACGCGTCGGTCGTGAACTTCGCGCCGCCGACCCGCTCTACGTCAGCGAGAACGGCGCCTACGGCACCCAGATCGGTGCGGAGGTCGTGCGCAACGGTCAGGTGCAGGTCATCTCGTTCGCCGTGGTGGAGGAGGACGGCCAGCAGTTCCTGGTCCAGGACACGGCCATCGGCGACATCGCCGACATCGAGAGCGGCGTCGTCGAGCTCACGACCCTGCCGCGCCGAACCCTCGTCACCGCCGTCGACAACGGTTCCGACCCCGTCTTCACCTACTTCGACGACTACGGGGACCCGATCGTGTGCACCCCTCCGACGCCTGGTCCGTCGGAGGCGTGCGACCTGGCCTACTCCGACGCCTACAAGATCGGCCTCCGCCTCGAACGCACGCTGTCCGACCAGTCGCCGGTGCGCGCCGAGACCTACATCACCGTCCGCAACATGCGGTACAGGAGCGGCTGA